ACCAGCTTTGTTACGTCTTTAATTGTTAAGTCACCAGTTACTTTGTAGTCATCGCCATCTTTTTCAATATTTGTTGCCGTAAACTTGATTTCCCCAAACTCTTCTGTGCTGAAGAAGTCTGCTGATTTTAGGTGATTATCGCGATCTTCATTGTTTGTATTTATGCTTGCTACATCCAGTTCAAAGCTGATTGATGCGGTAGTTAAATCTGTTAAGTCTGCGGCTTCCACGTTTGCCGTATAGTTATTGAATTGACCTTTAACTTTTGATACCATCATGTGTTTTACTTCAAAACCGATTGTTGAGTGTGTTTGATCGACTGTAAATGTTGACATTTTATATTCTCCTCCAATTTATCTCGATTTCAAGATATATACCCAAAATAAAATTTCGAAATTAAATATCTCGAACTTGAGATAAATATAACAAAGGTTTTACTCAACGTCAAGAGTATTTATTTAATTTTTTTATTTTAATTAATTTATGTTTTAATGATTGCTATCGCTTATCTCGGCGAGAATGCTTTTTTATAAAAAAATTTCTCCCTTTTTAAACTTTCCAACCACATACCGTCGTCTTATAATTGTCGACAGAGTAAAAAAGGAGCTTCAAGGAATGATGGAAGAATTAAAAGATGCATTTATTACATTTATCCGTACCCAGAAAAATTCGCTATATAGACTCGCGTATAGCTATACAAAAAACGAGCAGGATGCGCTCGATGTGGTGCAAGACAGCATTCAAAAAGGTTGGCTCGCACTTGAGAGACTGACAAATCGGGATCAATTGAAAAGCTGGTTTTATACGATTTTAGTGCGAACGGCAATTGATTTACTGCGCAAACAAAAGCGGATCGAGCTCATTGGAGACGAGTCTTTACTGCAATTATCAGAGCAAGATACATACTGCAATCTTGATTTACAGCAGGCTTTACATCATTTACCTCTGCAGCTGCGTGAGGTAATCGTGCTGCGCTATTTTGAGGATTTGAAAATCGAAGACGTCGCGCATATTTTGGCGATTCCTCTAAGCACCGCAAAATCCAGGCTTTATAAAGCATTAAAACTATTAAAAATTGAGCTAGAGACGGAGGAGAATCCGAGTAATGAATGATAAGTTAGTAAATTTAAAAGAACAATATAACAATGTACCAATTCCAAAGGAGCTAGAGTCGTTAATCGAAAAAAATCTGCAGTATCCTCCTAAGAAGAGCAAACGCAAACTGCCCATTTTTTTAACATCAGTTGTCGCGGCGGCAGTACTATTCACAGTCGGCCTGAATACAAATCCAGCAATGGCAAAAAGTTTGGTAGATATACCAGTTATCGGTCAAGTCGTACAAGTACTTACATTTACTAAATATGAAATGGAAAAAGATGCATATACTGCAGAAATTCAAGTACCTAAAATTTCGGGTTCCTCTGCTGACATCGAGGCATTGAATGAAAAATATGCCGAGGAAGGTAAAACACTTTATGAGCAATTTAAGGCGGATATAGAGGAAATGGAAGCTGGAAATATGTCACTAAGTAGCGGCTATGTTATTGAAACGGATACAGATGAAATACTGTCATTTGGACGCTATGTAGAAGTCATTGGCGCATCATCTTCTACTGTTATGAAGTATACGACGATTGATAAAAATGCTGAAACAGTTATTACATTACCCAGTCTTTTTAAAAATGATCGCTACATCGAAATTATTAGTCGCTATATAGAGGAAGAACTGCGCAATAGAATGATTGAAACAGAAGGGTCTGACATGTACTGGATTGGTGGAACAGAGTATCATGATGAATCATTCGGTGTGTTTGTAGGCATTACGCCTGACCAAAACTTCTATATTACCGAAGATGGTAAACTTGTGCTGTCGTTTGATGAATTTGAAATAGCTCCGGGATATATGGGACTTGTCACTGTTGAAATTCCAACAAAGTTGCTTCAAGACGTGCTTGTAAGCAATATATATATTAAGTAATGAAATAAGCAGGTGTATCCTTTTAAATGGTTACACCTGCTTTCTTGTCTTCTGTAGTACGCCATAATATCGGTCATTCACGAAATAGAACTTTTTAAAAATGTGATGAAGTTATATGACACTAATATAATCCATCCTATTAGCTAGACATATATTTTCCGATTAGATTTCGTATTCAATAACAACTTCTTTACTATTGCTAATATTCGGTGATGGCTGCGAATTATAAACACGTGAATATGGCGGAACCGAATAAGTCAGCCAAATATTACTGCCAAGCACCGTGTCATGACCAATTGTCGTTTTCCCGCCTAAAATTGTGGCACCAGCGTAGATGACAACATTATCCTCAATATTCGGATGACGTTTGACACCTTTTATCGGGTTTCCGTTTTCATCGAGCGGGAAACTTAAAGCACCTAACGTTACACCTTGATAGATTTTAACATTGTTACCGATTGTACATGTTTCACCAACAACAACACCTGTACCGTGGTCAATGAAAAATGAATGGCCGATTTTCGCCCCTGGATGAATATCGATTCCTGTTAACTGGTGTGCATATTCAGACATAATACGCGGTACGATTGTAACATCCATTTTATATAGCTCATGTGCGATTCGGTGGATAAATACAGCGCGGATTGACGGGTAGCTTAACATGATTTCTTCTGTCGATGTAGCAGCCGGATCTCCGTTATAAGCAGCCTGGATATCTGTTTGAATCGTTTCACGGATTTCCGGGAAACGGTCCATTAACTTCATCACAACATGATCCGCTTTTTCTCGGCATTGGCCATCACAATTATCAAAGTTTTGGTAAACTAATACTTTTTCGATAATATCACGCAAATCCAATGCTGATTGACGAAGGTTATTATTCAGTTTCATCAGTGTACGTGTTTCATCGACAACTCCTTGATTATAAATCGTCGGGAAGAAAACCTCATAAAAACTATCCAATATATGATGGATTTGATCACGGCCCGTGAATCCAATCGATTTTTCAACTTCAATATGTTTTTTGTTATAGTCGATTAACTTATTTGCGATTGTTGATGTTTCTTTATTTAACCAGTCCTCGATTTTCATGTTAAAACTCCTTTTCTATTTAAAATACATAGTAATGAAGATTATACTACACAAAACGCGCAGTTTGGTCCTTCTTTTCAAAATTGTAAAGCAGCCCAGGAGCAATAGCCAGTAAAGAGCTTATACTCTATTTATCACGCAAAACAAATTGCGGAATAATACGAATATATATAAGCTCCCCTATAATCTCAACAATTGTCTGGGTTACAATAACCGCTACAACGAGCAAACGGATTTCTTCAGGCAATGCAAGTGCAAACGGTAATACAACAAGTGAATTACGTGTCGATCCGCTAAAGATCAGTGCACGGCCAGTACGGATATCAAGCTTCAGCCATTTCCCGACCATCTTTGAGATAAAAGGCATAATGATCATAAATACTATGTAAATGGGTATCACTTTTAGTATCCATTCAAATGAACCCGCCAATCTGCCAATTTGTGAAGCAACTATTACAAAAAGAGTGAAAGCCATGAATGGTACCGGAAGCCAGGAAGACATCTCATAAACACGCCCCCCCTCTTTCGATAAGAGCTGTACAATCAGTGCAACACTTAATGGCAATACAATAAATGTGACAAATGCTTTAACAAATGGCGCGACCTCTACTACATTTGCCGCCTGTTCGCCGATAAACAGCCATAAATAAAACGGCAGTAACAGCATTTGTGCAACAAATAAAAAAGGTGTCGCACTGAGCATCGCTTTTTCATTCCCCTTGCCAAGCGCT
This window of the Solibacillus isronensis genome carries:
- a CDS encoding sigma-70 family RNA polymerase sigma factor; amino-acid sequence: MMEELKDAFITFIRTQKNSLYRLAYSYTKNEQDALDVVQDSIQKGWLALERLTNRDQLKSWFYTILVRTAIDLLRKQKRIELIGDESLLQLSEQDTYCNLDLQQALHHLPLQLREVIVLRYFEDLKIEDVAHILAIPLSTAKSRLYKALKLLKIELETEENPSNE
- a CDS encoding arsenic resistance protein; translated protein: MISKDKLEKNQVTIYIITLLLAGFIGLNFSQFQSQLENLIPIFLGILMYSMFVLIPFAALKESLSNRRFFYALCIVNFIAVPIVVWGLTFFIPDYPPLLLGVYLVLLTPCIDYVIVFTALGKGNEKAMLSATPFLFVAQMLLLPFYLWLFIGEQAANVVEVAPFVKAFVTFIVLPLSVALIVQLLSKEGGRVYEMSSWLPVPFMAFTLFVIVASQIGRLAGSFEWILKVIPIYIVFMIIMPFISKMVGKWLKLDIRTGRALIFSGSTRNSLVVLPFALALPEEIRLLVVAVIVTQTIVEIIGELIYIRIIPQFVLRDK
- the epsC gene encoding serine O-acetyltransferase EpsC: MKIEDWLNKETSTIANKLIDYNKKHIEVEKSIGFTGRDQIHHILDSFYEVFFPTIYNQGVVDETRTLMKLNNNLRQSALDLRDIIEKVLVYQNFDNCDGQCREKADHVVMKLMDRFPEIRETIQTDIQAAYNGDPAATSTEEIMLSYPSIRAVFIHRIAHELYKMDVTIVPRIMSEYAHQLTGIDIHPGAKIGHSFFIDHGTGVVVGETCTIGNNVKIYQGVTLGALSFPLDENGNPIKGVKRHPNIEDNVVIYAGATILGGKTTIGHDTVLGSNIWLTYSVPPYSRVYNSQPSPNISNSKEVVIEYEI
- a CDS encoding YceI family protein, with the protein product MSTFTVDQTHSTIGFEVKHMMVSKVKGQFNNYTANVEAADLTDLTTASISFELDVASINTNNEDRDNHLKSADFFSTEEFGEIKFTATNIEKDGDDYKVTGDLTIKDVTKLVTFDVEYGGKGTNPWGVEVYGFEAETKINREDFGLTWNAALETGGVLVGKDIKIKVELELNPAA
- a CDS encoding DUF3298 domain-containing protein, whose amino-acid sequence is MNDKLVNLKEQYNNVPIPKELESLIEKNLQYPPKKSKRKLPIFLTSVVAAAVLFTVGLNTNPAMAKSLVDIPVIGQVVQVLTFTKYEMEKDAYTAEIQVPKISGSSADIEALNEKYAEEGKTLYEQFKADIEEMEAGNMSLSSGYVIETDTDEILSFGRYVEVIGASSSTVMKYTTIDKNAETVITLPSLFKNDRYIEIISRYIEEELRNRMIETEGSDMYWIGGTEYHDESFGVFVGITPDQNFYITEDGKLVLSFDEFEIAPGYMGLVTVEIPTKLLQDVLVSNIYIK